The sequence below is a genomic window from Selenomonas ruminantium subsp. lactilytica TAM6421.
ATGCAGAATTTTAGAAGTCAACTTATTATCACCAAACGACCTCTTTATATCGCCTATAATCTTGCTTACAGGCACATAGATAGCGGCTTTTTCCATCTCGTGCAGTTCGTTCACACATCCGGCCAATAAATGGCTTTTCCCTGTCCCCGGCTTGCCGTAGAATATAACACCGTCTCCCATGATCTCGCCGAATCGCTCCCAGGCTTTCAGCTGGCCTTGTGTATGTGGGTTATATTTGCCGCTGAATCTGTCCGGGACAGGATAGCGATAGTTTAGACCGTTTACAATGCTTTGGTGTCGTTCTTTTGCTTCCTGAAGCCGTTTTTCCTCATCCCGCCTTGCTTTTTCAGCTTTATACAGCTGCCATTGTTCCGGGATGGTTTCGGCGGGGAGATTTTGGATTTTCTCCCATGATCCTAATAATGAGTCATTCTCCCCCATTATGGCTACATTGAGTTTCAACATGGCAGGAAATACTTTACTTATAGCCGGCATAAGTATTTCCAGGTCTGTCACTCCTTCCAGCACCTTAAGGGCATTTTTGAAAACTTCTACCTCCTGCCCTGCTGGTGCTATCTTATTCCCTCCCCACTCCAGCCAATCAGCCGGGCTTTTTACATCACTCAGATATTTAATCAAGGTTAAACCTCCTGTTATACTCCATCATTTGATCTTCATTGCTATCATAGTCAAGATAGGCAGGTTTCTTCTCCTTTACGTACTCTTTGAACTTATCAGCCCTAAACAATGTTTGCGGCCTTAAGTATTGCTCACACTTCGTGCCGATCCATTTAGCAGCCTTTATCTCTATCACCTTCTTAATATCTTCTTTGGTGTACCCTGAATTGAACAGGTCAGTTATTAGCTTTACGGTTTCTTTTTCCGTATGGTCATAGTGTTTATCTGCTTTGAAATTAAGATATACGACTATT
It includes:
- a CDS encoding ATP-binding protein: MIKYLSDVKSPADWLEWGGNKIAPAGQEVEVFKNALKVLEGVTDLEILMPAISKVFPAMLKLNVAIMGENDSLLGSWEKIQNLPAETIPEQWQLYKAEKARRDEEKRLQEAKERHQSIVNGLNYRYPVPDRFSGKYNPHTQGQLKAWERFGEIMGDGVIFYGKPGTGKSHLLAGCVNELHEMEKAAIYVPVSKIIGDIKRSFGDNKLTSKILHDYQEVAILAIDDLGTEQATDWAASQLFEIIDSRYANNKPIMATSNLTPLQLGTRYGERLYSRIVDMVEFVEVTGGNIRLRRAK